CTTTTGCGGTGTATTTGACGGGCACGGCCCAATGGGTCACAAGATCTCTCGTCATGTATGTGACAGTCTACCTTCAAGGGTCCATTCGAGAATCAAATCTTCAAATATTAGTTCACAGAGTCGTCAGGAGGAGGGACTCTTCTGTGAGCTCGAGGAAGTTCTAGTTACATTCTTCAAGCGAATAGACAGCGAACTTGGTCTTGACTCTCCTTATGATAGTTTTTGCAGCGGCACAACTGCTGTCACCGTCCTTAAACAAGTAGAAATCTCTTGAGCTAAATGGGTGGGTTCTTCTTTATATAGTAcacttcatttttttcaaaGGTTTTTTCGTCAAAACATTTGCAGGGTGACTGCTTGGTGATCGCGAACTTGGGAGATTCACGAGCCGTTCTTGGCACCCGTGGAGGCAAGAGCAGTCTCAAAGCTGTCCAACTCACGGTTGATCTGAAACCCTGTGTTCAACGTCAGTATCTTCTCCTCACTCCTCTTCCTTTAAACTCTTGACTAAAGGGccgttcgtttggttgccgctggtaccggcggcagcggcagcgtcaacatTCTGCGTCAACTCTTGTTCGTTTCGTTGACGCAGGAAACTGCGTCTGACGCCGCGTCCGAACGCCGCGTCCTGCGGCTGACGCCGATAAAATCTGCGGTCGCGATATAGTATGCGGcagcggcagcggcagcgtcagcgtctgcgaaacgaacaacaactgtcctcattgacgctgccgctgacgccgaaacctgcggcaaccaaacgaacaggacTTAAGTAATACCCTCCTGTAGAGTACAAGTATTAAACTTTGAGGTGGACATATAAAGAGAAGAAGTtcgtatttttaatatttatctaaAAAAACAGGGGAAGCAGAGAGGATAGTATCATGCAAAGGAAGGGTGTTTGCTATGGAAGAGGAACCTGATGTATACAGAGTGTGGATGCCTGATGATGATTGCCCTGGACTTGCAATGTCGAGGGCTTTTGGTGATTTCTGCCTCAAAGACTATGGAATTCTCTGCATCCCTGAGGTCTTTTGCAGAAAAGTCAGCAGAGATGACGAGTTTGTGGTTCTAGCCACCGATGGGGTGGGTATTAACAACTTGTACGAGAGTTTTCAGTCTTCTTAATGGAAACATAATAATCTCTTAAAAaagaatatacatatatgtttgATGAACAGATTTGGGATGTGCTGTCAAACGAAGAAGTGGTGAAGATTGTAGGTGCATGTAAGGACCGGTCAATAGCAGCAGAGACGCTGGTTCAGAGAGCCGCTCGGTCATGGAGAACCAAGTTTCCAGCCTCTAAAGCTGATGACTGCGCCGTGGTGGTGCTTTTCCTGAACCACCGGCCATACCCAAGAGAAGGAAACGTGAGCCGAGCGGTATCGACTCTTTCTTGGAGATCAGGTAAGAGCAATAACGAGGGCCATTGAGTCTACGGTTTCATAGTTGGATCATTGTTATCCACTTATTGTTTTGGGTAACAAATTTTTCTGTTGTCGATTCTACTCAACGTTGAAGCTTTTTATTTGTGTATAAAATAACTTTTGTTTGCTACTCAACATGAAGCAACTGAAACAAGTAAAAGTAGACTATATACAATGCACtcatttttttagtatttaaagGGTGTGGTTTTTCGGATAATAGTGAATCTTGTTTTCATGAAAGTCTTAGTAGGCTATACAAGGCTGAGGCATATGGAATAGTTGTTGGTACGGGATCCAAAACGGAGCAGCCCaaacttaaaaagttttggTGGTTGTGTAATATTGTTATTCTATTTGATCTGAAAAGAGAAAACAGTTTCTATTAGCTGAAGAAAAAGC
Above is a window of Brassica napus cultivar Da-Ae chromosome A10, Da-Ae, whole genome shotgun sequence DNA encoding:
- the LOC106436325 gene encoding probable protein phosphatase 2C 65, which gives rise to MGVCCSKATGITVENGTEDSNEHRDREAEVRDTNDGAIIRSRGSSKHVSMAIKQGKKGINQDAMTVWENFGGEEDMIFCGVFDGHGPMGHKISRHVCDSLPSRVHSRIKSSNISSQSRQEEGLFCELEEVLVTFFKRIDSELGLDSPYDSFCSGTTAVTVLKQGDCLVIANLGDSRAVLGTRGGKSSLKAVQLTVDLKPCVQREAERIVSCKGRVFAMEEEPDVYRVWMPDDDCPGLAMSRAFGDFCLKDYGILCIPEVFCRKVSRDDEFVVLATDGIWDVLSNEEVVKIVGACKDRSIAAETLVQRAARSWRTKFPASKADDCAVVVLFLNHRPYPREGNVSRAVSTLSWRSGKSNNEGH